A region of the Dickeya chrysanthemi NCPPB 402 genome:
CGGCTCGTTACCGGGGAACCGGTACGCCATTAAACGCTTTCACTTTCAGGTATGGCTGGGACTGACGCTGGTTATCGGCATCCAGATTTAATGTGCCGGTAATCCCCGTAAAGCCAGGCGCAATGGTTTTCATTGCCGCGATCATCGCTGCCGGATCGGCACTGTGTGCTTTATCAATCGCTGCCGCCGCCAGCATCACGCTATCCCAGGCATAGCTGCCGTACACGGAACGCGGTTTCTCATGGAATTTTTGCTGGTACAGCTCAGCATAATTTGCGCCGTTGCCGCTCGCCGCTTTCTGGTCAATACCCGCGACTTCCATACCCACCTGTCCGTTGGTGTACTGCGCCGGAGAACCTTCAATAGCCATGGTTAAATACATGCCATACCAGGGCGTTTTATTCAGCCCCAGTTCCCAGGCCTCACGGTTGAGCACAATGGCATCCTGGCCGTAACTGGTATAGACATAGGCTTGCGGATGGGCGCGGGAGATTTGCTCCAACTCACGGCGATAAGAAGGCTGACCGCTGGCATAGAGCACTTTGGCAACCACTTTGCCACCCGCTTTTTCAAACGCTTTGGTGAACTGCTCCGCCATCCCCTGCCCGTAAGCCCCATCAGGTGCGATAAAGGCTACGCTGCTGTAACCGAGCTGGCGCACATCTTGTGCCGAGAAGCTCGCGGAAAGGGAATCCAGGCCAATAACGCTCCAGGACGTAGCGCCGATTTTGCGGATATCGGTGCTGGTGCCGGAAATATTGATGTGCAACAGATTGTTCTTCACCAGATATTGCCCAACCGGAATGGTGACGCTGGAGGAAAAACTACCCACCACTAACGGCACATGGTTAACCTGGGTTAACTTGCGCACGGCATTCAGGCCGGTTACCGGGCTTTCAGCGGAATCTTCCACGATCACATGTAATGGCTGACCATTAACGCCGCCCTGGGCATTGACCTGTTCAACCGCCAGTTCAATACCACGGCGCTGATCTTCACCAATGCTTGCGCTGGTGCCGGTTAAGGGCAAAATCGCCCCCATGTTCACATCGGCCTGCGCCGTGTGCGCCAGACCTAACAACGTCATACCTGCCAGTGTTGACAGCGCCATGCCCTGCCCAAAACGATTTTTCATGTTGGTTCTCCGGTTTGCTGTTGCCGACTTCTGAGGCCGGTGTTTTGTCGCCTGTGCAAACGTGCACAAGCCTGCCTGGTCATGCCAAAAAAGTGCGCACCAAAGTGAATATATAAGTGCATACACTTATGTATTAAGCAAAGACGATGCCAGAAAGCCAGGATATTCCCGACAGCACGTGCTTATTTCAGGTGAGACAAATGCAAATTCCCGAATAAATACAAGGAAATCTAAAATAATAAAAATCGCATAGTAAAACTTTTATTTTCTTTTTACCGTGGTTTATAAAAAAGCCTGCGTACAAAAGTGAAGTCACTTTGATTCATTTTGGTGCAACGCTGACGCAAAATGGTGCGAAAAAAAACCACGACAACAAATAATATAAAAAAACTTATAAATCATTAACTTTTAAATAGAACAAAAGTGTATTCACTTTTGTGTTGAGTTGTTTTTTTTGCTGTGCTATCTATACCCTAAATAATTCAAGTTGCAGGACAACACGCTGGCGTGTTGAACAACGCCACGCGTTGGCCCTTTAGGGCAAGGCTCATTAGAGCCTTGTAATGCGGCAAGTGAGTGAATCCCGATGAGCTTACTCAGGTAAGTGATTCGGGTGAACGAACGCAGCCAACACACCTGCAACTTGAAGTATGACGGATATATAAAAACATTACGTGAAATAACCTGTGCAGCATTTTTATTTTCGTGCTGAGTGTGCGGTAAATTAAGGGGATAATGTGGTTGCTATTAAAAAGAAATCCCGTAGCGCTGACAGTGTGGAAAAGGTCTACGAGAAAGTGAAAGGCCTGGCGATTGATTACCACTTTCGTCCCGGCGAACGGGTGAATGAAGTTGAGCTTGCTGCACAACTGGGCGTCTCGCGCACCCCAGTACGGGAAGCGCTAAACCGTCTGGCAAAAGACGGCTTTATGAACTTTGTCCCTAACCGGGGTTTTTACTCCCGCGACCTGACGCCGGAGGGTGTCCGCGAGCTGTATGAAGTGCGAATGGTGATAGAGCAATCAACCTTTCGTTTCGCCTGCCTGCGGGCAACCGATGAAGAGATCGCCGCGACCACGGCTATCTGGGAGGAAGTGAGCCAGCATCGCCCGGCGCAAACCGAACAGGACTGGGCGAAGATAGCGGAAATCGATGAACGTTTCCACATGGAGATAGCCCGTATTTCCCATAACGGTCGGCTCTATGAAATGCTCGATAGCCTGAATTCGCTCAGCCGCTTTTTCCGGCGTATCGATCTCGAAACGCCCGTGCGCAGGAATAATGCTTATGACGAGCATGTCGACATTATCGCGGCTTTACGTCAGCGGGATATAGAAAAAGGCGTGGTGCTGATTGAGCAACATATTTCATTGAGCGCCGAGCACGCGGTTGAAGTGACAAAAGAAGGGCTGGCCAGGATCTATTTTGGTAAGCCCTGAGCTGCTCTTTTTCGTTAAAAAAAACACAATAATTTAATCCACTACCAGAAGGCATTATGCGTTCTGGTAATTCATTCACAGCGTCATGCTGCGGCATTGTGCCGGGAAAATGTAGAGGAAATATGTGCTCCATTCCCGAAGACATTATTCAACAGGCGATTATCTGGCGACGTGAGATTCATGCGCGCCCGGAGATTGGCTTACAAGAGTTTAATACTTCCGCGAAAATCAGCAGCCTGCTACGCGAATATGATCTTGAAGTGCATACCGGTATCGCGGGTACTGGCGTGGTTGGTGTTCTTCGCAATGGTGAAGGGCCGGCAATAGCCCTGCGCGCTGATATTGATGCATTACCCATCCAGGAAAATAACGCCGTTGCATGGTGCTCAACCTCGGCAGGCACGATGCACGCCTGTGGACATGACGGGCATACTGCCATTCTACTGGGAGCGGCGCGCTATCTCAGCCAGACCAGAGCGTTCAATGGTACGGTGTACTTTATTTTTCAGCCTGCGGAAGAGAATGCCGGTGGCGGGCGTTTGATGGTGGAAGAAGGGATCTTTACGCGCTTCCCTGTTTCTGCGGTTTATGCGCTGCACAACTGGCCGGGGCTGCCGGTAGGGGAAGTGGCCGTTAGCGCAGGCCCAATGATGGCTTCGCAGGACAACTTTTTTATCACGCTGACTGGCGTGGGATGCCATGCGGCGATGCCGGAAAAAGGGGCCGATCCGGTGTTGGCCGGTGCACACCTGATTACCGCATTGCAAACGATCACGACGCGCCGCCTCTCTCCGTTGGACAGCGCCGTGATCAGCGTGACGCAACTACAGGCCGGAGAAGCAATAAATGTCGTCCCGCAGACAATGCACTTATCCGGCACGTTGCGTTGCCTGAGTCAGGCCGCCAGAGCGCGTTGCCAGACCCTGATGGCGGAGTATGTCGAACAGCTCGCCCAGCCGTTTGGCGTCACTGGCAACATTCGCTGGGAATACGGTTACCCGGTAACCGTCAACCATGCGCAACAGGCAAAAATTCTGGCGGATGCCGCACGCCAAGTCCCCGGGATCACGCAAGTCCACACGCAGTTATCGCCATCCATGGCGGCAGAAGATTTCGCCTATTTTCTGGAAGCCTGTCCGGGCGCTTATCTGTGGCTGGGGGCCGATGGCCCAACGCCCGGCGCAGCATTACATAACCCGCATTATGATTTTAATGACCAACTTATCGCACCCGGCATCGGTCTTTGGGTATCGCTGGTGGAGAGGTCATTGGGCCCTGTTTCTGTTACTTCCGAGGATTAACTATGAGCCATATCCACTTTATTGGTGCCGGTCAAATGACCGAAGCGATTCTGCGCGCCGCCTTAAAACGCGGGGCATTAACCCCGGATGAGGTCAGCTTATCGGATATTGATCCAGCGCGAATTGAAACGCTAAAAGCACGCTATCTGTTGAGCAATACACAAGATCTGCCCAACGCGCTGGCTGCAGCGGATCACATTGTGATGGGGGTACGCCCGCAGGATGATATTGCCGGTGTCGCACAACTGATTAAGCAGCATGCAGCGCCACAGGCGTCGGTCATTTCTATTATTGCTGGCGTCACGCTGGCCCAGCTGTCTTTGATGCTGGGCGAGTCGCGCCCGATTACGCGGATCATCCCGAATACGCTGACGGATACCGGGCTGGGCTACAGCGGCGTGGCGTTTAATGCTTATGTCAACAGTGCGTCCGTTATGCCATTCCTCGAAAGTTTCGGCAAGGTGATGGTGCTGGAGGAACGGCTGATTGACGTCTTCACCGGTTTTGCTGTCGCTGGCGTCAACTATGTCTATTACTTTGTCGAAGCGCTGGCTGATGCCGGTGTTCTTGCCGGATTAACCCGCACTCAATCCACGCAGGTGGTGTGGGAAAATCTGGTCGGCGCGGTTGAAATGCTTAAATTATCCGGACGCCATCCGCGCCAACTGATGGATATTAATAACTCTCCGGCGGGTGTCGGCATTAATGGTTTATACGAGTTGAATAAAAGTGATTTCGCCGCTGGCCTGCAAAGCAGCGTTCTGGCTGCAGTACGCCGTACAACCGAGCTTTCCGGTCAAAAATAACGTTACTTTTTAATAAGGTTGGTCTATGTCAGCAATTTTGTATTAGGGTGATTACCAAGGGATACTGACGGTATAATTACCAGGCGACTTTGTCGCAGTCGCTAATTACCACGGGAAATTGACGGTTGATCCATAACCGTGTTCTGTGAGTGTTTTTTGTACACTCACAGAATGCTAAGGATGATCACGTTGAACTCCGAAGCTCAATTGACCGTGGATGTCTGGCTGTGACATGCCGACGGGGACGTTTTGTCCGCAGATTCAGCCCTTCCAGACAATAAATTCGGTGTGTTTTCTTGTGGTTGACTAACCAGCCTTCCCGCCGCAGAAGAATATGAATACGCTGGCAACCATAGCGAACCCGAGCTGCAGCAATCTCTCTTATCCTCTGAGTCAGGGCCCTGTCATCGCGGCAGCTGCGATAGTTGTACACCGTACGACTTTGCATCATCAGGCGGCAGCCACGACGCAGTTCTGTCACCCCCAGACCGGCAAATTTCTTCTTCCAGTTATAAAAAGTGGCCTCAGAATCCCCATCTTCTGCACACGTCCTCCACCCGGGTGCCGGTTTCGGCCTGCTTCAGCGCAAAGGCGATCTGTTCTTCGGTATAACGGGTCTTTTTCATGACGGACTGGCCTCTTTGTTCGATATAAAGAAAGACCGGATACTGCAGTTTAGATCGGTACTGATTACAGGGAAGAGATCAGGATACTTACAACGTCACCACCATCACCAAACGCGATTGTTTCGAGCGCGCTCGAAGAATACGGCCGCCCCTCTTGTTTTCCTGCCTTAAAGACTCCGTTATCATGCAGCCTGCATACCAATGAAAGCCATGCTGGTCGAACATTCCTCCACTTCCGGGGGGATAACCAGGCAGGCCAGCAGTAAAGCACAGGATTTCATGAGCGCTAATGAGCATCGCCAGTATCATTAACGCATTAAAATTTAAGAAGATGGACATCACAACGCGATGAGTACACCAGAGAGTTTAGACGCCCACACCCCCATGATGCATTGGTGTGTTAATGATGATTATTAACGGTTATTTACCATCAGATTATAAAAACTATATTTTAACCTACATTTTTGTAACCATCTGATTTTATTAATATTGTTTACTGTACTCATCCAGCGTTATAATCCCTCTGTTTTTCCATCCCTCTAATAACACAGGGCATCTCCATGAGCCGATACCATGTATCCAGCAGTGAAGGTCAGTATGAGAAAGACTCTGGCGACCAAGTTTTGGCTAACAAGCTGGGGATCGCTACTTCTGATGAGATGGATGAGGCTGAACTTGTCCTGTTAGAACAACTCTACCAGTCTGTTTTTGAAGAACAGTTCCCGGAAGGGCAGCTCAGCGTAGCCATGCTAAAAAGCTGGCATCGCCGCTGGTTAGGTAACATCTACGAGTGGGCTGGACAAGAAAGAGCGGTTAATATCAGCAAAGGCGGCTTTATGTTTGCGCCCTCAGCGCAGTTGCCAAAACTGCTGAACGAATTTGATGTGAAATATCTCGCCCGTTACACACCGTGTACAAATATGAGCGAAGAAGAGCTGATTGAAGCTATCGCCATAACCCATGTTGAGCTGATACTCATCCACCCATTTAGAGAGGGAAATGGGCGCTTATCACGACTGTTAGCCGATGTAATGGCGGTTCAGGCTGGTTATAAAACACTGGATTATCAACGCTGGGAGCAGAACAAAACCCAGTATATCTCAGCTATTCACTCAGGTATGTCGATGAACTATGAGCCGATGAAACACAGGGTCAGTGAAGCATTAAGAAGGGACTAGGCAAGGCTAAGATGCGCGAACTTCTTGCGTGCGGCTTCAAGAGAAGCTTCGACGCTAGCTGATGGCTGGCCTGTTTCGACAGCCGTTGACGTCGCTACAGAACGCACGATGTCAGAGCGAGAAGGTTTAGCATAAGTTGCCTGCTCTTTTTTTCTGTTATTGACCATTAAGCCCTCTCTATCCAACGATAGTTGTTCAAAAAACACCGCAGTACAAACAGTATACCAAAACATCGAAACAACATCACATATACTCACTTGCCCCCTGCAAGCTCAGACGAGTGATACTTTCTGCTATTTTTGGTTTACGCCTATTTTACCTCACCAGCCGCGCAGGTCTCGATTTGCATCGATAGCCACGTCACCACCATCACCAAACTCGATTGTTTCGAGCGCGCTCGAAGAATACGGCCGCCCCTCTTGTTTTCCTGCCTTAAAGACTCCGTTATCATGCAGCCTGCATACCAATGAAAGCCATGCGGGTCGCGCATTGCCTATCATCGGGTGATAACCAAATCGGCCAGCAGTAAAGCACAGGATTTCATGAGCGCTAATGAGCATCGCCAGTATCATTAACGCATTAAAATTTAAGAAGATGGACATCACAACGCGATGAGTACACCAGAGAGTTTAGACGCCCACACCCCCATGATGCAGCAGTACCTGAAGCTGAAAGCCCAGCATCCCGATATTTTGCTGTTTTACCGCATGGGCGACTTCTATGAGCTGTTTTATGACGATGCCAGGCGTGCGTCGCAATTGCTGGATATCTCGCTCACCAAACGCGGCGCTTCCGCCGGCGAACCGATTCCGATGGCCGGTGTCCCTCATCATGCAGTAGAAAACTATCTGGCCAGACTGGTGCAGTTGGGTGAATCGGTCGCGATTTGCGAACAGATTGGCGACCCAGCCACTAGCAAAGGGCCGGTAGAACGCAAAGTTGTCCGCATCGTCACCCCCGGTACCATCAGTGATGAAGCGCTGTTACAGGAAAAGCAAGATAACCTGCTGGCGGCCATCTGGCAGGAAAACCGGGGATTTGGGTACGCTACACTGGATATCAGCTCTGGTCGCTTCCGGCTGGTGGAGCCGGTTGATAGGGATACCATGGCGGCCGAGTTGCAGCGCACCAATCCGGCGGAACTGCTTTATCCGGAAACCTTCGAGGCGATGCCCCTGATTGAGCACCGCCACGGGTTGCGTCGCCGTCCGTTGTGGGAATTCGAGCTTGATACCGCTCGCCAGCAGTTAAACCTGCAATTCGGCACCCGCGACCTGACCGGTTTCGGTGTCGAGCAGGCCCGGCTGGGGTTACGTGCCGCCGGTTGCCTGTTGCAGTACGCCAAAGATACCCAGCGCACATCGCTGCCGCATATCCGCGGCATCACCATGGAACGCCAGCAGGACGGCATCATTATGGATGCGGCGACCCGCCGTAATCTGGAACTGACGCAGAACCTGTCTGGTGGAGTCGACAACACGTTGGCTTGCGTTCTCGACTGTACCGTGACCGCGATGGGCAGCCGTATGCTTAAGCGTTGGTTGCACGCCCCCATTCGCGATACTCAGGCGTTGCTGCAACGTCAACAGGCCATCGGCGCTCTCCAGGATACCGCCGCTGAACTGCAACCATTTTTGCGTCAGGTCGGCGATCTGGAGCGTATTCTGGCGCGTCTGGCGTTACGTTCCGCACGCCCGCGTGATTTGGCCAGAATGCGTCACGCGTTTCAGCAACTGCCGGATATCCATGCCCTACTGGAAACCGTCAACGCCGAAGCGGTACAGCAGTTGCGCGCGCATGTCGGCCATTTCGATGAACTGCGCGACCTGCTGGAACGCGCTGTAGTGGAAACGCCGCCGGTGCTGGTGCGCGATGGCGGGGTTATTGCCGGCGGTTACAACGACGAGCTGGATGAGTGGCGTATGCTGGCCGACGGCGCCAGCGACTATCTGGAAAAACTGGAAATTCGTGAACGTGACCGGCTCGGCATCGATACCCTGAAAGTCGGCTTTAACGGCGTGCACGGTTACTACATTCAGGTTAGCCGTGGGCAAAGCCACATGGTGCCGATGAACTATGTCCGCCGCCAAACGCTCAAAAATGCCGAGCGTTACATCATTCCCGAACTGAAAGAATACGAAGATAAGGTACTGACCTCAAAAGGCAAAGCGTTAGCACTGGAAAAAGCGCTGTATGAGGAATTGTTCGACTTGTTACTGCCGCACCTGGCGGAACTCCAGCAAAGCGCCGGCGCACTGGCGGAACTGGATGTGCTCAGCAATCTGGCCGAACGTGCCGACACACTGAACTACGTCTGCCCGACGTTGAGCGACAAACCGGGGATCAAGATCACCGGTGGTCGCCACCCGGTGGTAGAGCAGGTACTGAGCGAGCCGTTTATTGCCAACCCGTTATCACTGTCGCCCCAGCGCCGGCTGCTGATCATCACCGGTCCTAACATGGGCGGTAAAAGCACCTATATGCGGCAGGCGGCACTGATCGTGCTGATGGCGCATATCGGTAGTTACGTCCCGGCCGAACAGGCGGTGATTGGCCCGGTGGACCGGATATTCACTCGCGTCGGGGCCGCCGATGACCTCGCCTCCGGTCGCTCCACCTTCATGGTGGAAATGACGGAAACCGCCAATATTCTGCATAACGCCACCGAACACAGCCTGGTACTGATGGATGAAATCGGGCGCGGCACCTCCACCTATGATGGTTTGTCGCTGGCCTGGGCCTGTGCTGAAGCACTGGCAAACAACATCAAAGCCATGACGCTGTTCGCCACCCACTATTTCGAACTCACCAACCTGCCGGAGAAAATGGAAGGCGTCATCAACATTCATCTCGACGCATTGGAACACGGCGACACGATTGCTTTTATGCATAGCGTGCAGGAGGGCGCAGCCAGCAAGAGTTACGGATTGGCGGTTGCCGCACTGGCCGGCGTACCGAAAGAGGTCATCAAACGGGCCAGACAAAAACTGAGGGAGTTGGAATCGCTGGCCGGTC
Encoded here:
- a CDS encoding GntR family transcriptional regulator — protein: MVAIKKKSRSADSVEKVYEKVKGLAIDYHFRPGERVNEVELAAQLGVSRTPVREALNRLAKDGFMNFVPNRGFYSRDLTPEGVRELYEVRMVIEQSTFRFACLRATDEEIAATTAIWEEVSQHRPAQTEQDWAKIAEIDERFHMEIARISHNGRLYEMLDSLNSLSRFFRRIDLETPVRRNNAYDEHVDIIAALRQRDIEKGVVLIEQHISLSAEHAVEVTKEGLARIYFGKP
- the mutS gene encoding DNA mismatch repair protein MutS encodes the protein MSTPESLDAHTPMMQQYLKLKAQHPDILLFYRMGDFYELFYDDARRASQLLDISLTKRGASAGEPIPMAGVPHHAVENYLARLVQLGESVAICEQIGDPATSKGPVERKVVRIVTPGTISDEALLQEKQDNLLAAIWQENRGFGYATLDISSGRFRLVEPVDRDTMAAELQRTNPAELLYPETFEAMPLIEHRHGLRRRPLWEFELDTARQQLNLQFGTRDLTGFGVEQARLGLRAAGCLLQYAKDTQRTSLPHIRGITMERQQDGIIMDAATRRNLELTQNLSGGVDNTLACVLDCTVTAMGSRMLKRWLHAPIRDTQALLQRQQAIGALQDTAAELQPFLRQVGDLERILARLALRSARPRDLARMRHAFQQLPDIHALLETVNAEAVQQLRAHVGHFDELRDLLERAVVETPPVLVRDGGVIAGGYNDELDEWRMLADGASDYLEKLEIRERDRLGIDTLKVGFNGVHGYYIQVSRGQSHMVPMNYVRRQTLKNAERYIIPELKEYEDKVLTSKGKALALEKALYEELFDLLLPHLAELQQSAGALAELDVLSNLAERADTLNYVCPTLSDKPGIKITGGRHPVVEQVLSEPFIANPLSLSPQRRLLIITGPNMGGKSTYMRQAALIVLMAHIGSYVPAEQAVIGPVDRIFTRVGAADDLASGRSTFMVEMTETANILHNATEHSLVLMDEIGRGTSTYDGLSLAWACAEALANNIKAMTLFATHYFELTNLPEKMEGVINIHLDALEHGDTIAFMHSVQEGAASKSYGLAVAALAGVPKEVIKRARQKLRELESLAGHASASHVDGSQLALLAPVEPSPAMEALESIDPDTLTPRQALDWLYKLKGML
- a CDS encoding Fic/DOC family protein, whose amino-acid sequence is MSRYHVSSSEGQYEKDSGDQVLANKLGIATSDEMDEAELVLLEQLYQSVFEEQFPEGQLSVAMLKSWHRRWLGNIYEWAGQERAVNISKGGFMFAPSAQLPKLLNEFDVKYLARYTPCTNMSEEELIEAIAITHVELILIHPFREGNGRLSRLLADVMAVQAGYKTLDYQRWEQNKTQYISAIHSGMSMNYEPMKHRVSEALRRD
- a CDS encoding M20 aminoacylase family protein, producing MCSIPEDIIQQAIIWRREIHARPEIGLQEFNTSAKISSLLREYDLEVHTGIAGTGVVGVLRNGEGPAIALRADIDALPIQENNAVAWCSTSAGTMHACGHDGHTAILLGAARYLSQTRAFNGTVYFIFQPAEENAGGGRLMVEEGIFTRFPVSAVYALHNWPGLPVGEVAVSAGPMMASQDNFFITLTGVGCHAAMPEKGADPVLAGAHLITALQTITTRRLSPLDSAVISVTQLQAGEAINVVPQTMHLSGTLRCLSQAARARCQTLMAEYVEQLAQPFGVTGNIRWEYGYPVTVNHAQQAKILADAARQVPGITQVHTQLSPSMAAEDFAYFLEACPGAYLWLGADGPTPGAALHNPHYDFNDQLIAPGIGLWVSLVERSLGPVSVTSED
- a CDS encoding ABC transporter substrate-binding protein, which codes for MKNRFGQGMALSTLAGMTLLGLAHTAQADVNMGAILPLTGTSASIGEDQRRGIELAVEQVNAQGGVNGQPLHVIVEDSAESPVTGLNAVRKLTQVNHVPLVVGSFSSSVTIPVGQYLVKNNLLHINISGTSTDIRKIGATSWSVIGLDSLSASFSAQDVRQLGYSSVAFIAPDGAYGQGMAEQFTKAFEKAGGKVVAKVLYASGQPSYRRELEQISRAHPQAYVYTSYGQDAIVLNREAWELGLNKTPWYGMYLTMAIEGSPAQYTNGQVGMEVAGIDQKAASGNGANYAELYQQKFHEKPRSVYGSYAWDSVMLAAAAIDKAHSADPAAMIAAMKTIAPGFTGITGTLNLDADNQRQSQPYLKVKAFNGVPVPR
- a CDS encoding pyrroline-5-carboxylate reductase family protein, which translates into the protein MSHIHFIGAGQMTEAILRAALKRGALTPDEVSLSDIDPARIETLKARYLLSNTQDLPNALAAADHIVMGVRPQDDIAGVAQLIKQHAAPQASVISIIAGVTLAQLSLMLGESRPITRIIPNTLTDTGLGYSGVAFNAYVNSASVMPFLESFGKVMVLEERLIDVFTGFAVAGVNYVYYFVEALADAGVLAGLTRTQSTQVVWENLVGAVEMLKLSGRHPRQLMDINNSPAGVGINGLYELNKSDFAAGLQSSVLAAVRRTTELSGQK